The following are encoded together in the Pseudidiomarina andamanensis genome:
- a CDS encoding DUF484 family protein, with product MTTEVKKLNTPVVDDTLIAQYLEENTDFFERHPQLLQQLSLRHQERGAVSLVERQQQVLRQRIMQLEEEITDLMVTARRNEELFQTYSELYVTLLECDDLPSIMDALQQTFSERLNMPALRLKFFDSPIELDEQFTFAADTHKMLLSKRFQNSQVYLGRLTADEKKLLFPDEPIASVALLLLGNKGELGMLAIGNHDAGHFEPAMDTLLVRQLQALLSKLLPPLLQHQANHHDTV from the coding sequence ATGACGACAGAAGTGAAGAAATTAAATACGCCCGTGGTTGACGACACCCTTATTGCTCAATATTTAGAAGAGAACACCGATTTTTTTGAGCGTCATCCACAACTGTTACAGCAACTGAGCTTGCGTCATCAAGAGCGCGGTGCCGTGTCATTGGTGGAGCGTCAACAACAAGTATTGCGTCAACGCATTATGCAGTTGGAAGAAGAAATCACCGATTTGATGGTGACGGCGCGGCGTAACGAAGAGCTCTTTCAAACCTACAGCGAACTCTATGTGACACTGTTAGAGTGTGATGACTTACCAAGCATAATGGATGCGTTGCAGCAAACTTTCTCAGAGCGCCTGAACATGCCGGCGCTACGGTTGAAGTTTTTCGACAGCCCGATTGAGCTGGATGAGCAGTTCACCTTTGCTGCCGACACGCACAAAATGCTACTGAGCAAACGTTTCCAGAACTCTCAGGTGTACCTAGGGCGTTTGACTGCGGATGAGAAAAAGTTACTGTTCCCCGATGAACCGATTGCCTCGGTTGCATTGTTGCTACTTGGCAACAAGGGCGAATTGGGTATGTTGGCGATTGGTAACCACGATGCCGGTCATTTTGAACCGGCGATGGACACCTTGCTCGTTCGTCAATTACAAGCCTTGTTGAGTAAGTTGCTGCCGCCATTATTGCAGCATCAAGCCAACCACCATGACACTGTCTGA
- the rarD gene encoding EamA family transporter RarD translates to MTDDAARSRQGVFFAIAAYTMWGVAPIYFKWLQEVPALEILSHRIIWSFVLVFILIMVLRRGNRLKPVLQNKKQMARLTLATCLLGGNWYLFIWAINNDHILDASLGYYINPLLNVAIGMAFFAERMRKMQLVAIALAVTGVLIQVISFGSVPWVALTLACSFAIYGAIRKRLPIDSITGLWLETLILAPAVLVYLLFFASSSAADMTQNTWQINTLLIAAGVVTTAPLLCFTAAAQRIRYSTLGFFQYIGPSLMFILAVWVYGEPLAADKLVTFAIIWVALALYSIDTLVHQQRSKRA, encoded by the coding sequence ATGACTGATGATGCCGCCCGCAGCCGCCAAGGTGTATTCTTTGCTATTGCTGCTTACACCATGTGGGGTGTGGCGCCGATTTATTTTAAATGGCTGCAAGAAGTTCCGGCACTGGAGATTCTAAGTCACCGAATTATCTGGTCATTTGTTCTCGTATTTATCCTGATCATGGTGCTTCGACGTGGTAATCGTTTAAAGCCTGTCCTTCAAAATAAAAAGCAAATGGCGCGATTAACGCTGGCAACCTGTTTGCTCGGTGGCAACTGGTATTTGTTTATATGGGCAATCAACAATGACCATATATTAGATGCCAGTTTGGGTTATTACATTAATCCACTACTAAACGTAGCTATTGGTATGGCATTTTTTGCCGAACGCATGCGTAAAATGCAGCTCGTTGCGATTGCACTGGCTGTTACCGGTGTGTTGATTCAAGTCATTTCATTCGGTTCGGTGCCATGGGTGGCGTTGACACTGGCATGTAGCTTTGCCATTTACGGCGCTATTCGCAAGCGCTTGCCTATAGATTCAATTACCGGTCTGTGGCTAGAAACCTTGATCTTAGCGCCAGCGGTGCTTGTTTATTTGCTATTCTTCGCCAGCTCGAGTGCAGCTGATATGACCCAAAATACGTGGCAGATCAACACGCTGCTGATTGCTGCGGGTGTAGTAACCACTGCGCCATTACTCTGCTTCACAGCAGCCGCGCAACGCATTCGTTATTCAACGTTGGGCTTCTTTCAATACATTGGCCCCAGCTTGATGTTTATTTTGGCGGTGTGGGTGTATGGCGAGCCGCTGGCCGCAGATAAGCTAGTGACATTCGCCATTATTTGGGTGGCATTAGCGCTCTACAGTATTGATACGTTGGTGCATCAACAGCGCTCTAAACGCGCGTAG
- the dapF gene encoding diaminopimelate epimerase has protein sequence MNFAKMHGLGNDFMVIDAVTQNIYVNPEQIRHWADRHRGVGFDQLLLVEPPYDPDLDFHYRIFNADGSEVSQCGNGARCFALFVKLKGLSNKNHLRVSTKAGKMVLHHERDGRITVEMGLPTFTPAEVPFKANKEELTYILREQDQTILAGVMGIGNPHCVIEVDNVDTAPVESMGKALATHERFPEGVNVGFMQVVDRNRIKLRVFERGVGETQACGSGACAAAVIGMRQDKLADQVIVELPGGYLTIRWQPGQPVRMTGSAEHVYDGYIKL, from the coding sequence ATGAATTTTGCAAAAATGCATGGGCTAGGCAATGACTTCATGGTGATAGATGCTGTCACTCAAAATATTTATGTGAACCCAGAGCAAATTCGGCATTGGGCTGACCGCCATCGTGGTGTTGGTTTCGATCAACTGTTGCTAGTTGAACCACCTTATGACCCCGATTTAGATTTTCACTATCGTATATTCAATGCCGATGGCTCTGAAGTGTCTCAATGCGGAAATGGTGCTCGTTGTTTCGCCCTTTTTGTTAAGCTCAAAGGCCTAAGTAACAAAAATCATCTGCGGGTAAGTACTAAAGCAGGCAAAATGGTTTTGCATCATGAGCGCGACGGACGTATTACTGTTGAAATGGGGCTGCCAACGTTCACGCCTGCTGAGGTGCCTTTTAAAGCAAATAAAGAAGAGCTGACTTATATTTTGCGCGAGCAAGACCAAACCATATTGGCTGGCGTGATGGGAATTGGGAATCCACATTGTGTGATTGAAGTGGATAATGTGGATACGGCACCCGTTGAATCGATGGGGAAAGCATTAGCAACACATGAACGCTTCCCTGAAGGCGTGAATGTTGGTTTTATGCAGGTGGTTGATCGCAACCGAATTAAGCTTCGTGTGTTCGAGCGTGGCGTCGGTGAAACGCAGGCTTGTGGCAGTGGTGCATGTGCTGCTGCGGTGATTGGTATGCGCCAAGATAAGCTTGCCGACCAAGTGATTGTGGAATTGCCGGGCGGTTATTTGACGATTCGTTGGCAACCCGGCCAACCGGTGCGCATGACTGGCTCTGCTGAGCATGTTTATGATGGATATATAAAACTATGA
- a CDS encoding LysE family translocator, whose translation MFEIFIAVLFFAFSTTITPGPNNVMIMSSGMNYGVKASLPHFLGICLGFPLMVLLVGLGFGVIFDRFPNLHQLIKVLGVLYLLWLAWHIGTAEPKAIQKGEKKPFTFWQAALFQWVNAKAWVMASGAVAAFTTVQGTPFLEVLAITLAFLLMAFPCVGVWLVFGSLLRKVLTNPIMQRLFNITMAVILVLSIVPVVMELWRFYFAPAV comes from the coding sequence ATGTTTGAGATCTTTATTGCTGTTTTATTCTTTGCTTTCTCGACCACCATAACACCTGGACCAAACAACGTCATGATCATGTCATCGGGCATGAATTACGGCGTTAAGGCGAGCCTGCCGCACTTTTTGGGTATTTGTTTGGGCTTCCCGCTGATGGTGCTGCTGGTTGGGTTAGGCTTTGGGGTGATTTTTGATCGGTTCCCGAATTTGCATCAATTAATCAAAGTACTCGGTGTGCTGTATTTGCTGTGGTTGGCCTGGCACATCGGTACGGCAGAGCCGAAGGCCATTCAAAAAGGCGAGAAAAAGCCATTTACGTTTTGGCAGGCTGCACTATTTCAGTGGGTGAATGCGAAAGCTTGGGTGATGGCATCAGGTGCAGTGGCCGCGTTCACTACAGTACAAGGCACACCGTTTCTTGAAGTGCTTGCCATTACATTGGCGTTCTTGCTGATGGCATTTCCGTGCGTGGGTGTGTGGTTAGTCTTTGGCTCGTTGCTACGCAAGGTGTTAACGAACCCAATTATGCAGCGTCTGTTCAATATCACCATGGCAGTTATTTTGGTGCTATCGATTGTGCCCGTAGTGATGGAGTTATGGCGCTTTTACTTTGCGCCAGCAGTTTAA
- the uvrD gene encoding DNA helicase II → MQHHPLLAQLNDKQREAVGAAERHMLVLAGAGSGKTRVLVHRIAWLIQEKGISPHSIMAVTFTNKAAAEMRGRIEQLLGSSVRSMWIGTFHGLAHRLLRAHYMDVGLPQNFQILDSDDQLRLVKRIMRSLNLDEKRWPPKQAQWFINGKKDEGLRPHHLDGYDFNERTLKEIYEAYQVACDRAGLVDFAELLLRAHELIRDNKHVREHYQRRFRHLLVDEFQDTNAIQYGWIKLLSGVGQGYDETNHVTIVGDDDQSIYGWRGAKVENIQQFLRDFPNVLTIRLEQNYRSTNNILTAANEVIANNQGRLGKELWTDGSAGEPIDLYAAFNEMDEARYIAGRIEQWHEQGNALQDVAILYRSNAQSRVLEEALLHARIPYRIYGGLRFFDRMEVKDALAYMRLVASRNDDAAFERVINTPTRGIGDRTLGIIREGSRERGLPMWEAAKQLVHEKILSGRAGNAVQAFLELIDGLEDETSDYPLGRQVDTAIKKSGLMAMFQAEKGEKAETRVENLKELVNACDNFNTLDSVIEDEMTPLNAFLAHAALESGEEQADEHQDAVQLMTLHSAKGLEFPLVFMSGVEEGLFPSQQSIGESGRLEEERRLCYVGMTRAMQKLVISYAESRRIYGQEKHSTVSRFVGEMPPEMIHHVRLQSRTSHQSHALGRFHSGASHEAFEQTGYTLGQRVRHTKFGEGTVLNYEGTGPQSRIQVNFDEVGSKWLVVGYARLERC, encoded by the coding sequence ATGCAGCATCACCCATTACTCGCACAACTGAACGACAAACAACGTGAAGCCGTTGGCGCAGCAGAGCGTCACATGTTGGTCCTTGCCGGCGCTGGCAGTGGTAAAACTCGGGTGTTGGTGCACCGCATTGCTTGGCTGATTCAAGAAAAAGGTATTTCGCCGCATAGCATTATGGCAGTGACCTTTACCAACAAAGCCGCAGCGGAAATGCGTGGACGTATTGAGCAATTATTAGGAAGCTCGGTGCGGTCGATGTGGATTGGTACCTTCCATGGGCTTGCCCACCGTCTTCTCCGTGCCCATTACATGGATGTGGGGTTACCGCAGAATTTTCAAATTCTCGATAGCGATGATCAGCTACGTTTGGTCAAACGCATCATGCGCAGCTTAAACTTAGACGAAAAACGTTGGCCGCCCAAACAGGCGCAATGGTTTATCAACGGCAAAAAAGACGAAGGTTTGCGTCCGCATCATCTTGACGGCTATGACTTTAATGAGCGCACGCTAAAAGAAATTTACGAAGCCTATCAAGTTGCCTGTGACCGTGCGGGCTTGGTTGATTTCGCTGAATTATTACTGCGAGCGCATGAATTGATTCGTGACAACAAACATGTGCGCGAGCATTACCAGCGCCGTTTCCGCCATCTTTTGGTGGACGAGTTCCAAGATACCAACGCCATTCAATATGGCTGGATTAAACTGCTTTCAGGTGTCGGCCAGGGGTACGACGAGACCAATCATGTCACCATAGTTGGTGACGATGATCAGTCAATTTATGGCTGGCGCGGCGCAAAGGTTGAAAATATTCAGCAGTTTTTACGTGATTTTCCGAACGTTTTAACCATTCGATTGGAGCAAAACTATCGCTCCACCAATAATATTCTAACCGCGGCAAACGAAGTGATCGCGAATAACCAAGGGCGCCTCGGTAAAGAGTTATGGACAGACGGCAGCGCGGGCGAGCCGATTGATTTATATGCCGCATTCAATGAAATGGACGAAGCGCGATACATTGCGGGGCGCATCGAGCAATGGCATGAGCAGGGTAATGCGCTACAAGATGTCGCCATTTTATATCGCAGTAACGCACAATCGCGTGTACTGGAAGAAGCCTTACTGCATGCCCGAATTCCTTATCGCATTTATGGCGGGTTACGCTTCTTTGACCGCATGGAAGTTAAAGATGCCTTGGCGTATATGCGCTTAGTGGCGAGTCGTAATGATGATGCGGCGTTTGAACGCGTGATTAATACCCCAACGCGGGGTATTGGTGACCGAACGCTTGGTATTATCCGCGAAGGTTCACGTGAACGCGGATTGCCGATGTGGGAAGCGGCGAAACAGTTGGTACATGAAAAAATTCTCAGTGGTCGTGCCGGTAACGCCGTGCAGGCATTCCTTGAGTTAATTGATGGCCTTGAAGACGAAACCAGTGATTATCCGTTGGGCCGCCAAGTGGATACTGCGATCAAGAAAAGCGGTTTAATGGCGATGTTCCAAGCTGAAAAAGGCGAGAAAGCGGAAACTCGCGTCGAAAACTTAAAAGAGCTTGTGAACGCTTGTGACAACTTCAATACGCTCGACAGTGTGATTGAAGATGAAATGACGCCACTCAATGCCTTCTTAGCGCATGCTGCATTGGAATCGGGTGAAGAGCAAGCCGATGAACATCAAGATGCGGTGCAATTAATGACATTACATAGCGCCAAAGGCCTCGAATTCCCGTTGGTGTTTATGAGCGGCGTAGAAGAAGGTTTATTTCCGTCACAACAATCCATTGGCGAGAGTGGCCGACTCGAAGAAGAGCGTCGCCTCTGCTACGTGGGCATGACCCGTGCCATGCAAAAACTGGTAATTAGCTACGCCGAGTCGCGTCGCATTTACGGTCAAGAGAAGCATAGTACGGTGAGCCGCTTTGTGGGCGAAATGCCTCCGGAAATGATTCATCATGTGCGCTTACAGTCACGAACCTCGCATCAATCGCATGCGCTTGGCCGTTTTCATAGTGGCGCAAGCCATGAAGCCTTTGAGCAAACGGGTTATACCCTAGGTCAACGTGTACGTCATACCAAATTTGGTGAAGGTACGGTACTTAACTATGAAGGCACCGGCCCACAAAGTCGCATTCAAGTGAATTTCGACGAAGTGGGCAGCAAGTGGTTAGTTGTTGGCTACGCGCGTTTAGAGCGCTGTTGA
- a CDS encoding tyrosine recombinase XerC, whose translation MTLSELRQRFLDHLAGERGLADHTLNSYGRILADDIVELASQRVESPQQINLPVFERLFVSWRRRGLGDASLALRLAAWRTFCQYLIRENWLTDNPAAQLKAPRKAKRLPKNLDVDSISQLLQLPQDDPLAIRDAAMMELLYGSGLRLAELVALDVDAIQSRHRELRVLGKGNKTRIVPYGRCAAEALERWLPVRAQWLGGNLTELALFISQRNQRINPRTVQQRLNFWGQQQGLKGTLHPHKLRHSFASHMLESSGDLRAVQELLGHANLSTTQVYTHLDFQHLAKVYDGAHPRARKKKE comes from the coding sequence ATGACACTGTCTGAATTACGTCAACGTTTTTTAGACCATCTCGCCGGCGAGCGCGGGCTCGCCGATCACACGCTCAATAGTTATGGACGCATTCTTGCCGACGACATTGTTGAATTAGCAAGTCAGCGAGTTGAGAGTCCGCAGCAGATTAATCTTCCTGTATTTGAACGCTTGTTTGTTAGCTGGCGCCGCCGCGGACTTGGCGATGCGTCATTGGCACTGAGGTTAGCTGCGTGGCGCACGTTTTGTCAGTATCTCATTCGCGAAAACTGGTTAACGGACAATCCGGCTGCGCAGCTTAAAGCACCTCGCAAAGCAAAACGCTTACCAAAAAACCTCGATGTGGACAGCATTAGTCAGTTGCTGCAGTTGCCACAAGATGATCCACTAGCAATTCGTGACGCCGCCATGATGGAATTGTTATATGGTAGCGGATTGCGCTTAGCTGAGCTGGTTGCGCTTGATGTTGATGCCATTCAGTCGCGCCACCGTGAGCTACGCGTATTGGGTAAAGGGAACAAAACGCGTATTGTGCCTTATGGGCGCTGCGCTGCAGAAGCACTAGAGCGTTGGTTGCCAGTTCGCGCACAGTGGCTAGGTGGCAATTTAACCGAGCTGGCGCTGTTTATTTCACAACGGAACCAGCGTATTAATCCGCGCACGGTGCAACAACGGTTGAACTTTTGGGGGCAACAGCAAGGACTGAAAGGGACGTTACATCCGCACAAACTCCGCCACTCGTTTGCTTCACATATGTTAGAATCAAGCGGTGATTTGCGCGCGGTGCAAGAGTTGCTTGGCCACGCAAATTTAAGTACCACGCAAGTGTATACCCATCTCGATTTTCAACACTTGGCGAAGGTTTACGATGGCGCCCATCCGCGCGCTCGCAAGAAAAAAGAATAG
- a CDS encoding HAD-IA family hydrolase: MQFYRRLYPVKAISFDLDDTLYNNVPVMQRAEQAVRDFLAREFPQTAVWQASDWLRHRQQLMYAQPDLASNMTQLRRTALGEGLRQFAIDESEINGGVDAAFAHFMAHRNAVEISADVHAALAQLAEYYPLFALSNGNVSVDAIGLSDYFTEVYQPTDELRGKPFADMFLAAQQQLPEVAPLQWLHVGDSPSADVLGAHRAGWQSAWFTGGLGKYEHLQVLPTLAYNNLQQLTDQLLKAPK, from the coding sequence ATGCAGTTTTATCGCCGCTTATACCCTGTCAAAGCTATTAGTTTTGATCTCGATGATACCCTTTATAACAATGTGCCAGTGATGCAACGCGCCGAGCAAGCGGTACGCGATTTTCTTGCTCGTGAGTTCCCGCAAACAGCGGTATGGCAAGCATCCGATTGGTTGCGGCATCGTCAACAATTAATGTACGCGCAACCCGATTTAGCCAGTAATATGACGCAATTGCGTCGCACCGCTCTCGGTGAAGGGCTACGTCAGTTTGCGATTGATGAGAGTGAAATCAATGGTGGCGTTGATGCGGCATTTGCACACTTTATGGCGCACCGTAACGCCGTTGAAATTTCGGCCGATGTACATGCCGCTTTAGCACAGCTTGCTGAATACTATCCTTTGTTTGCGCTAAGCAATGGTAATGTGAGTGTCGATGCTATTGGTCTTAGTGATTATTTTACTGAGGTCTATCAACCAACAGATGAACTGCGTGGTAAGCCATTTGCGGATATGTTTTTAGCGGCGCAGCAGCAACTTCCTGAAGTGGCGCCATTGCAATGGTTGCATGTTGGCGATAGCCCAAGCGCTGATGTTTTAGGTGCGCACCGTGCTGGTTGGCAGAGCGCCTGGTTCACCGGCGGCCTCGGTAAGTATGAACACTTACAAGTATTGCCGACGTTGGCGTACAACAATTTACAGCAACTTACCGATCAGTTACTCAAAGCACCGAAGTAA
- a CDS encoding Vgb family protein, with translation MLAMTLALMLSGAPAEPANATLEIKEWQVPWENSRPRDPYVAGDDEVWFVGQRSDYAAVLNPKTGDMKRIDLPEGAGPHNIIVDDRGAWYAGNKGGHIGKIDRETFEITQYPLPGKGRRDVHTMEFDMNGDIWFSAQGANQIGHMDAKTSNITLWDVPTKNARPYGLVVFQGKPWVALFGTNKLLTLDDDNDVKEIQLPRDNNRPRRLGVDAQGHFWYVDYAGGFLGRWNPATDEIKEWPMPAGVRSMPYAMVVDHRGYVWAAETGVQPNRIVGFDSVSETFTKPFEVESGGGTIRHMVFDPESRTLWFGTDANTIGRATIRYY, from the coding sequence ATGTTAGCAATGACATTAGCACTGATGCTAAGTGGCGCTCCGGCTGAGCCTGCAAACGCCACATTAGAAATCAAAGAGTGGCAAGTACCTTGGGAGAACTCACGACCGCGTGACCCTTATGTTGCCGGTGATGATGAAGTTTGGTTTGTTGGACAGCGCTCTGATTATGCCGCGGTTTTGAATCCAAAAACCGGCGATATGAAACGCATCGATTTGCCTGAAGGCGCTGGGCCGCACAATATTATTGTGGACGATCGCGGTGCTTGGTACGCCGGTAACAAAGGCGGCCACATTGGCAAGATCGACCGGGAAACCTTTGAGATTACCCAATATCCGTTACCTGGCAAAGGCCGTCGCGACGTTCATACCATGGAATTTGATATGAATGGCGACATTTGGTTTAGCGCACAAGGAGCGAATCAAATTGGCCATATGGATGCTAAAACGAGCAATATTACCTTGTGGGATGTGCCCACTAAGAATGCCCGCCCGTACGGTCTTGTGGTGTTTCAAGGTAAGCCGTGGGTGGCGTTGTTCGGCACCAACAAGCTATTAACGCTGGATGACGACAATGACGTGAAAGAAATCCAGCTTCCACGTGACAATAATCGGCCACGTCGGCTGGGAGTCGATGCGCAAGGTCACTTCTGGTATGTCGATTATGCGGGTGGCTTTTTAGGGCGCTGGAATCCAGCTACGGATGAAATTAAAGAGTGGCCAATGCCGGCAGGTGTGCGCTCGATGCCATATGCCATGGTGGTTGATCATCGCGGTTACGTATGGGCTGCAGAAACGGGTGTTCAACCCAACCGTATTGTTGGATTTGATTCTGTCAGCGAAACCTTTACCAAGCCGTTTGAAGTAGAAAGTGGCGGTGGCAC
- the recQ gene encoding DNA helicase RecQ, which translates to MSESVLSQLLADVFGYTAFREGQLQVIEAVQQQRDALVLMPTGGGKSLCYQLPALNSDGLTVVISPLISLMQDQVEALQTMGVAAAALNNGLTPEQSNQIMQQLNSNQIRLLYVSPERAMQSFFIRLLQQWPVTLVAIDEAHCISQWGHDFRPEYGQLGQLRETLPNVPFMALTATADAATEADIISRLHLHDPVVYKGSFDRPNIRYVVEEKYKPYKQVTDYIKKQRGASGIVYCGSRKKVEELAEKLQREGLRAAGYHAGMEHDQRESVLRGFVRDDIDVVVATVAFGMGINKPNVRFVVHFDVPRSVEGYYQETGRAGRDGLPAEAVLLYDPSDAAWIKSIIHDHPDEERRRIELHKFTAMQAMSEAQTCRRLVLLNYFNEYRDKPCGNCDICLDPPRQYDGTVDAQKVLSCVYRVSQRFGMNHVIDVLRGSKSQRLMELGHDKLSTYGIGAEQSHEYWLGVVRQLIHRGLVIQNVQQYGVLQLTDAARPVLRGEVALQLAEPRINLVVSKPRVADRGDYDKVLFRRLRALRKAIADTEEVPPFVVFNDTSLVEMAVSYPTDETAMLAITGVGQKKLERYGQEFIAAITAYLDADDEPISNF; encoded by the coding sequence TTGTCTGAATCTGTGCTGTCACAACTTCTTGCCGATGTATTTGGCTACACCGCGTTTCGCGAAGGCCAACTGCAGGTGATTGAAGCCGTGCAACAACAGCGCGATGCCTTAGTACTCATGCCGACCGGCGGTGGGAAATCGCTTTGCTATCAACTGCCAGCATTAAACTCAGACGGCTTGACGGTGGTGATTTCACCCTTGATCAGCTTGATGCAAGACCAAGTCGAAGCTTTGCAAACCATGGGGGTTGCCGCTGCTGCACTTAATAACGGACTCACGCCCGAGCAAAGCAATCAGATCATGCAGCAGCTTAATAGTAACCAAATACGGTTACTTTATGTGAGTCCTGAGCGTGCTATGCAGAGTTTCTTCATTCGCTTGTTACAACAATGGCCGGTGACCCTGGTAGCAATTGATGAGGCGCACTGTATTTCCCAGTGGGGACACGATTTTCGGCCCGAATATGGTCAACTCGGCCAACTTCGCGAAACCCTGCCGAATGTGCCGTTTATGGCATTAACAGCAACCGCGGATGCCGCAACCGAAGCGGATATTATTAGCCGCCTACATTTGCATGATCCGGTGGTATATAAAGGCTCGTTTGATCGCCCTAATATTCGCTATGTGGTTGAAGAAAAATACAAACCTTATAAGCAGGTGACGGACTACATTAAGAAGCAGCGTGGTGCTTCAGGTATCGTTTATTGTGGTAGTCGCAAGAAAGTTGAAGAGCTTGCTGAAAAGCTCCAGCGTGAAGGCCTGCGTGCCGCCGGTTACCATGCCGGCATGGAGCATGACCAACGTGAGAGCGTACTGCGTGGCTTTGTACGTGACGATATTGATGTGGTGGTGGCAACCGTGGCGTTTGGCATGGGCATTAACAAGCCGAACGTGCGTTTTGTGGTGCACTTTGATGTGCCGCGCAGTGTTGAAGGTTATTACCAAGAAACCGGCCGTGCTGGTCGTGATGGCTTACCCGCCGAAGCCGTGCTGCTCTATGACCCTTCAGATGCCGCTTGGATCAAATCGATTATCCACGACCATCCAGATGAAGAGCGGCGTCGTATTGAGCTGCATAAGTTCACCGCTATGCAAGCAATGAGCGAGGCACAAACCTGCCGCCGCTTAGTGTTACTCAACTATTTTAATGAATACCGTGATAAACCTTGTGGGAACTGCGACATTTGTCTGGACCCACCGCGCCAATACGATGGTACCGTCGATGCGCAAAAAGTGCTGTCATGTGTTTATCGGGTTAGTCAGCGCTTTGGGATGAATCATGTGATTGATGTGTTGCGTGGGAGTAAATCACAGCGGCTCATGGAATTGGGGCATGACAAACTATCAACCTATGGTATTGGTGCTGAACAAAGCCACGAATACTGGCTAGGCGTGGTGCGTCAGCTCATTCATCGTGGTTTGGTGATTCAAAATGTGCAGCAGTATGGTGTGCTGCAACTGACCGATGCGGCGCGTCCCGTGCTACGAGGTGAAGTTGCCTTACAGCTTGCTGAGCCGCGAATCAATTTGGTGGTCAGCAAACCTCGCGTGGCTGATCGTGGCGATTACGATAAAGTGCTGTTCCGTCGTTTACGCGCGCTACGAAAAGCTATTGCAGACACTGAAGAAGTACCGCCGTTTGTGGTTTTCAATGACACCAGCTTAGTGGAAATGGCGGTTAGTTATCCCACCGACGAAACCGCCATGTTGGCAATCACCGGCGTGGGTCAAAAGAAACTAGAACGCTACGGCCAAGAGTTCATCGCCGCGATTACGGCCTATTTAGACGCCGACGATGAACCCATCAGTAACTTTTAA